In the genome of Raphanus sativus cultivar WK10039 chromosome 4, ASM80110v3, whole genome shotgun sequence, one region contains:
- the LOC108853215 gene encoding plant UBX domain-containing protein 5-like isoform X2, with protein MDDDDHHKLPPLTTEEIREKMISSFTTEITSSSRAVATHILEAHQWDINAAVSAFNDAVAAAASMPNVPNPTRTTQSSNPLRVDDIPAASSPPSPIRFRSPRSPPSRARNPFSREAIQGDDDDDFDDKENDDAMESDDVARDQPSLPRRLILSDVTPQVITRTITIWRNGFTDVDTTLYPLDNPEYAQYLQDIENLDSPRVIDSPGGKRRAVIKLIRRQQEDFSDSTKAFQGVGRTLSEPDSVPPASSDSLPTEATPTIDPTAPTTTIKIILADGTPIVSLFNTTHHTIRDVRDFIDAATPDAAASRDYQLLIMGMGSPPTPLATDLDQTIHQAGISNSVLTQKF; from the exons atggatgatgatgatcatcatAAACTTCCGCCGCTCACGACAGAGGAGATTCGCGAGAAAATGATCAGCTCCTTTACTACCGAGATCACATCTTCTTCGAGAGCCGTCGCTACACACATTCTTGAAGCTCATCAATGGGATATCAACGCTGCAGTCTCCGCCTTCAATGACGCCGTCGCCGCCGCCGCCTCCATGCCGAATGTTCCAAACCCTACACGAACAACTCAGTCTTCGAATCCTCTTCGAGTAGATGATATCCCTGCTGCTTCATCTCCTCCTTCGCCGATACGGTTTCGATCACCACGGTCTCCTCCTTCTCGTGCACGTAATCCCTTTAGTAGAGAGGCGATTCAAGGagatgacgatgatgatttCGATGATAAAGA GAACGACGATGCTATGGAATCAGATGATGTAGCAAGAGATCAACCATCATTACCAAGAAGGCTAATTCTTTCGGACGTTACACCTCAAGTGATCACGCGCACTATCACTATTTGGAGGAATGGTTTCACTGATGTTGATACTACATTATATCCATTGGATAATCCGGAATATGCACAGTATCTCCAG GACATAGAAAACTTGGACTCACCACGTGTAATCGATTCGCCAGGTGGCAAACGGCGTGCCGTTATCAAACTCATTAGGCGTCAACAAGAAGACTTCTCT GATTCAACAAAAGCATTCCAAGGTGTGGGAAGAACTCTATCCGAGCCAGACTCTGTCCCACCAGCTTCCTCCGACTCACTGCCCACAGAAGCAACACCAACAATCGATCCCACAGCGCCAACGACCACGATCAAGATCATATTAGCAGATGGCACACCCATTGTCTCCCTCTTCAATACTACTCACCATACCATCAGAGATGTCCGAGACTTCATTGACGCGGCTACACCAGATGCTGCTGCCTCCAGAGACTACCAGTTACTCATCATGGGGATGGGGTCTCCTCCTACACCACTGGCGACTGACTTAGACCAAACCATCCACCAAGCTGGAATCTCCAACTCTGTTCTCACCCAGAAGTTCTag
- the LOC108853215 gene encoding plant UBX domain-containing protein 5-like isoform X1 codes for MDDDDHHKLPPLTTEEIREKMISSFTTEITSSSRAVATHILEAHQWDINAAVSAFNDAVAAAASMPNVPNPTRTTQSSNPLRVDDIPAASSPPSPIRFRSPRSPPSRARNPFSREAIQGDDDDDFDDKENDDAMESDDVARDQPSLPRRLILSDVTPQVITRTITIWRNGFTDVDTTLYPLDNPEYAQYLQDIENLDSPRVIDSPGGKRRAVIKLIRRQQEDFSQDSTKAFQGVGRTLSEPDSVPPASSDSLPTEATPTIDPTAPTTTIKIILADGTPIVSLFNTTHHTIRDVRDFIDAATPDAAASRDYQLLIMGMGSPPTPLATDLDQTIHQAGISNSVLTQKF; via the exons atggatgatgatgatcatcatAAACTTCCGCCGCTCACGACAGAGGAGATTCGCGAGAAAATGATCAGCTCCTTTACTACCGAGATCACATCTTCTTCGAGAGCCGTCGCTACACACATTCTTGAAGCTCATCAATGGGATATCAACGCTGCAGTCTCCGCCTTCAATGACGCCGTCGCCGCCGCCGCCTCCATGCCGAATGTTCCAAACCCTACACGAACAACTCAGTCTTCGAATCCTCTTCGAGTAGATGATATCCCTGCTGCTTCATCTCCTCCTTCGCCGATACGGTTTCGATCACCACGGTCTCCTCCTTCTCGTGCACGTAATCCCTTTAGTAGAGAGGCGATTCAAGGagatgacgatgatgatttCGATGATAAAGA GAACGACGATGCTATGGAATCAGATGATGTAGCAAGAGATCAACCATCATTACCAAGAAGGCTAATTCTTTCGGACGTTACACCTCAAGTGATCACGCGCACTATCACTATTTGGAGGAATGGTTTCACTGATGTTGATACTACATTATATCCATTGGATAATCCGGAATATGCACAGTATCTCCAG GACATAGAAAACTTGGACTCACCACGTGTAATCGATTCGCCAGGTGGCAAACGGCGTGCCGTTATCAAACTCATTAGGCGTCAACAAGAAGACTTCTCT CAGGATTCAACAAAAGCATTCCAAGGTGTGGGAAGAACTCTATCCGAGCCAGACTCTGTCCCACCAGCTTCCTCCGACTCACTGCCCACAGAAGCAACACCAACAATCGATCCCACAGCGCCAACGACCACGATCAAGATCATATTAGCAGATGGCACACCCATTGTCTCCCTCTTCAATACTACTCACCATACCATCAGAGATGTCCGAGACTTCATTGACGCGGCTACACCAGATGCTGCTGCCTCCAGAGACTACCAGTTACTCATCATGGGGATGGGGTCTCCTCCTACACCACTGGCGACTGACTTAGACCAAACCATCCACCAAGCTGGAATCTCCAACTCTGTTCTCACCCAGAAGTTCTag
- the LOC108853344 gene encoding plant UBX domain-containing protein 5 isoform X2 yields the protein MDGDHNVPPTMEENHQKMIISFITKITSSSRQLARLFLEAHQWDIDAAVSSFNEVVSVAAASARRNVTNPRDSSRTQSSNLGVVDIPVSSSSPPPIRLRSPRSPSRARNPFNREAIQRADDDFDEREHEAAKESDDDLERAPLLPSSIGQKVRSVSDILSVIPQVIPRIVTIWRNGFTLEDDNTLSTLDDPGNAIFLEVIESLKSPRVLDSPDGKRRFLVKVIRHQQEDFPDSPKPFQGVGRTLAEPDSVATDPPASSDSLTTEPTPSTDPTAPTTSIQIVLADGTRINSRFNTHHTIRDVRGLIDAATPDAASRDYHLLIMGTFPPKPLTTDLDQTIEQAGISNSVLTLKF from the exons ATGGATGGTGATCATAACGTTCCGCCGACGATGGAGGAGAATCACCAGAAAATGATCATCTCCTTTATTACTAAGATCACATCTTCTTCGAGACAACTCGCTAGACTCTTTCTTGAAGCTCATCAATGGGATATCGACGCTGCAGTCTCATCCTTCAACGAAGTCGTTTCCGTCGCAGCCGCCTCCGCCAGGAGAAATGTTACAAACCCTAGAGACTCATCACGAACACAGTCTTCGAATCTTGGAGTAGTAGATATCCctgtttcatcttcttctccgccGCCCATACGGTTGCGATCACCACGGTCTCCTTCTCGTGCACGTAATCCCTTTAATAGAGAAGCGATTCAACGAGCTGATGACGACTTCGATGAACGAGA GCACGAGGCTGCTAAGGAATCAGATGATGATCTAGAAAGAGCTCCTCTACTACCATCATCAATAGGACAAAAGGTCAGAAGCGTAAGCGATATTCTTTCAGTAATTCCTCAAGTGATCCCGCGCATTGTCACTATATGGAGGAATGGTTTCACTCTCGAGGATGATAATACATTATCGACATTGGATGATCCGGGAAATGCAATCTTTCTTGAG GTCATAGAAAGCTTGAAGTCGCCACGTGTACTCGATTCTCCAGATGGCAAAAGGCGTTTCCTAGTCAAAGTCATTAGGCATCAACAAGAAGACTTCCCT GATTCACCAAAACCGTTCCAAGGTGTGGGAAGAACTCTAGCCGAGCCAGACTCTGTCGCTACTGACCCACCAGCTTCGTCCGACTCATTGACCACCGAACCAACACCATCAACGGATCCCACAGCGCCAACAACCTCGATCCAGATCGTACTAGCAGATGGCACACGCATTAACTCCCGGTTCAATACTCACCATACCATCAGAGACGTTCGAGGCCTCATTGACGCGGCTACACCAGATGCTGCCTCCAGAGACTACCATTTACTCATCATGGGCACGTTTCCTCCTAAACCACTGACGACCGACTTAGACCAAACCATCGAGCAAGCTGGCATCTCCAACTCTGTTCTCACCCTGAAGTTCTAG
- the LOC108853344 gene encoding plant UBX domain-containing protein 5 isoform X1, translating into MDGDHNVPPTMEENHQKMIISFITKITSSSRQLARLFLEAHQWDIDAAVSSFNEVVSVAAASARRNVTNPRDSSRTQSSNLGVVDIPVSSSSPPPIRLRSPRSPSRARNPFNREAIQRADDDFDEREHEAAKESDDDLERAPLLPSSIGQKVRSVSDILSVIPQVIPRIVTIWRNGFTLEDDNTLSTLDDPGNAIFLEVIESLKSPRVLDSPDGKRRFLVKVIRHQQEDFPQDSPKPFQGVGRTLAEPDSVATDPPASSDSLTTEPTPSTDPTAPTTSIQIVLADGTRINSRFNTHHTIRDVRGLIDAATPDAASRDYHLLIMGTFPPKPLTTDLDQTIEQAGISNSVLTLKF; encoded by the exons ATGGATGGTGATCATAACGTTCCGCCGACGATGGAGGAGAATCACCAGAAAATGATCATCTCCTTTATTACTAAGATCACATCTTCTTCGAGACAACTCGCTAGACTCTTTCTTGAAGCTCATCAATGGGATATCGACGCTGCAGTCTCATCCTTCAACGAAGTCGTTTCCGTCGCAGCCGCCTCCGCCAGGAGAAATGTTACAAACCCTAGAGACTCATCACGAACACAGTCTTCGAATCTTGGAGTAGTAGATATCCctgtttcatcttcttctccgccGCCCATACGGTTGCGATCACCACGGTCTCCTTCTCGTGCACGTAATCCCTTTAATAGAGAAGCGATTCAACGAGCTGATGACGACTTCGATGAACGAGA GCACGAGGCTGCTAAGGAATCAGATGATGATCTAGAAAGAGCTCCTCTACTACCATCATCAATAGGACAAAAGGTCAGAAGCGTAAGCGATATTCTTTCAGTAATTCCTCAAGTGATCCCGCGCATTGTCACTATATGGAGGAATGGTTTCACTCTCGAGGATGATAATACATTATCGACATTGGATGATCCGGGAAATGCAATCTTTCTTGAG GTCATAGAAAGCTTGAAGTCGCCACGTGTACTCGATTCTCCAGATGGCAAAAGGCGTTTCCTAGTCAAAGTCATTAGGCATCAACAAGAAGACTTCCCT CAGGATTCACCAAAACCGTTCCAAGGTGTGGGAAGAACTCTAGCCGAGCCAGACTCTGTCGCTACTGACCCACCAGCTTCGTCCGACTCATTGACCACCGAACCAACACCATCAACGGATCCCACAGCGCCAACAACCTCGATCCAGATCGTACTAGCAGATGGCACACGCATTAACTCCCGGTTCAATACTCACCATACCATCAGAGACGTTCGAGGCCTCATTGACGCGGCTACACCAGATGCTGCCTCCAGAGACTACCATTTACTCATCATGGGCACGTTTCCTCCTAAACCACTGACGACCGACTTAGACCAAACCATCGAGCAAGCTGGCATCTCCAACTCTGTTCTCACCCTGAAGTTCTAG